One window of Streptomyces sp. FIT100 genomic DNA carries:
- a CDS encoding GNAT family N-acetyltransferase: MSDLHIRHAALADIDTVLQFWREAAEGTSISDDHDGVTRLITRDPEALLLAERDGLLTGTVIAGSDGWRCHLYRLAVHPEHRRRGVGGALLAAAEERFVRLGGRRGDAMVLDRNALAHHAWRAAGYAPQPEWSRWVKPLS, from the coding sequence ATGAGCGATCTCCACATCCGCCACGCCGCCCTCGCGGACATCGACACCGTGCTCCAGTTCTGGCGCGAAGCCGCGGAAGGAACGAGCATCAGCGACGACCACGACGGAGTGACCCGACTCATCACACGAGACCCCGAAGCACTGCTCCTCGCAGAGCGCGACGGCCTCCTCACCGGAACCGTCATAGCCGGCTCCGACGGCTGGCGCTGCCACCTCTACCGGCTCGCGGTCCACCCCGAGCACCGGCGGCGCGGAGTGGGCGGGGCGCTGCTCGCCGCCGCGGAGGAACGTTTCGTACGGCTGGGCGGGCGGCGCGGGGACGCGATGGTGCTGGACCGGAACGCCCTCGCGCACCATGCGTGGCGGGCCGCGGGCTACGCACCCCAGCCGGAGTGGAGCCGCTGGGTGAAGCCGCTCTCCTGA
- a CDS encoding hemolysin family protein — translation MTMIQLLIGLLTLVVNAFFVGAEFALISVRRSQIEPEAEAGNRRARSVIWGLEHVSALLAAAQLGITLCTLVLGVVAEPAIAHLLEPVFDAVGVPHGLIHPISFVIALAVATYLHMLLGEMVPKNIALAEPTRTALALGPPLVAMARALRPVIFTVNAFANALLKLLRVEARNEVAATFSDDELARMVRDSGDAGLLDDRAAERLRDALELGRRPVADVVMPVERVVATHIGTTPEELERLSAESGFSRFPVLDPAQRILGYLHVKDALDEAPRDSPFPVTALRPIARVRAVTPLDDVLTAMRRSRTHLAAVLDEDGTLAGLVTMEDVLRELVGPPGRGL, via the coding sequence ATGACCATGATTCAGCTGCTGATCGGGCTCCTGACGCTGGTCGTCAATGCCTTCTTCGTCGGCGCCGAATTCGCCCTGATCTCCGTGCGCCGCAGTCAGATCGAGCCGGAGGCGGAGGCCGGGAACCGGCGCGCCCGGAGTGTCATCTGGGGGCTGGAGCACGTCTCGGCGCTGCTTGCCGCCGCCCAGCTCGGCATCACGCTGTGCACGCTGGTGCTCGGTGTCGTCGCTGAGCCGGCCATCGCGCATCTGCTGGAGCCGGTCTTCGACGCCGTCGGGGTGCCGCACGGGCTGATCCATCCGATCTCGTTCGTGATCGCGCTGGCCGTGGCGACCTATCTGCACATGCTCCTGGGCGAGATGGTGCCGAAGAACATCGCGCTGGCCGAGCCGACGCGTACGGCACTGGCGCTCGGCCCGCCGCTGGTGGCGATGGCCCGGGCGCTGCGTCCGGTGATCTTCACGGTCAACGCCTTCGCGAACGCCCTGCTGAAACTGTTGCGCGTGGAGGCCAGGAACGAGGTGGCCGCGACCTTCTCGGACGACGAGCTGGCGCGGATGGTCAGGGACTCCGGTGACGCGGGGCTGCTGGACGACCGGGCCGCCGAGCGGCTGCGCGACGCACTGGAGCTGGGGCGCCGGCCGGTGGCCGATGTGGTGATGCCGGTGGAGCGGGTGGTGGCCACGCACATCGGCACCACCCCCGAGGAGCTGGAGCGGCTGTCGGCGGAATCGGGCTTCTCCCGCTTCCCGGTCCTCGACCCCGCTCAGCGGATCCTGGGCTACCTCCATGTGAAGGACGCCCTGGACGAGGCGCCGCGCGACAGCCCGTTCCCGGTCACGGCGCTGCGGCCGATCGCCCGGGTGCGGGCCGTGACCCCCTTGGACGACGTGCTCACCGCGATGCGTCGCAGCCGTACGCACCTGGCGGCGGTCCTCGACGAGGACGGCACGCTCGCCGGGCTCGTCACCATGGAGGACGTGCTCCGGGAACTGGTGGGCCCGCCGGGCCGCGGCCTCTGA
- a CDS encoding helix-turn-helix domain-containing protein translates to MHRLLDTWDSLPWPGLTYDQLAQRSPVGRATLARATSGRALPSRSAVAAFLDAVKAPPSKRAATLQLWEHASADLRKTEEESTDYLVKALHDLHERAGRPSMREIANRAGQSVSHQTIHRVMSGEVVPSAGTLDAVVTALTNHLSPGRTQQVAHTLPTTCPNDVSPHRR, encoded by the coding sequence TTGCATCGACTGCTGGATACCTGGGACTCGCTGCCCTGGCCCGGTCTGACCTATGACCAGCTGGCCCAACGGTCCCCAGTGGGTCGGGCGACCCTCGCACGGGCAACCAGCGGTCGGGCACTGCCGTCCCGTTCCGCCGTCGCCGCCTTCCTCGACGCCGTAAAGGCTCCCCCGTCAAAGCGTGCCGCAACGCTCCAACTGTGGGAGCACGCCAGCGCCGACCTTCGCAAAACGGAGGAGGAAAGCACTGACTACCTCGTGAAGGCGCTTCACGACCTGCACGAGCGAGCTGGTCGGCCTTCCATGCGCGAGATCGCCAACCGAGCGGGACAGAGTGTGAGCCATCAGACGATCCACCGGGTCATGTCAGGCGAGGTGGTCCCCTCGGCCGGGACGCTGGATGCCGTGGTCACCGCGCTCACCAATCACCTATCGCCCGGCAGAACGCAGCAAGTCGCACACACTCTTCCAACAACTTGCCCAAACGATGTATCGCCCCACCGGCGATAA
- a CDS encoding SGNH/GDSL hydrolase family protein: MEMNATYTSFVAVGDSFTEGMSDLLPDGSYRGWADLLASRLAARTPGFRYANLAVRGKLIGQIVEEQVDNASAMRADVVTLVGGLNDTLRPKCDMVRVRALLEEAVERLAPSCGQLVLMRSPGRNGPVMERFRPRMEELFAHIDALAARHGALVVDLYGAEVLGDQRLWDVDRLHLTADGHRRVAEAVWQTLGLAAEEDWRTPLPPAMRPGWAARRTADARFAREHLVPWIGRRLTGRSSGDGRPAKRPELLPFGPVEPALPDGDSVVS; the protein is encoded by the coding sequence ATGGAGATGAATGCCACATACACCAGTTTTGTCGCGGTCGGCGACTCGTTCACCGAGGGCATGTCCGACCTGCTCCCGGACGGCTCGTACCGCGGTTGGGCCGATCTCCTCGCGAGCCGGCTCGCGGCCCGTACCCCCGGCTTCCGGTACGCGAACCTCGCCGTGCGCGGCAAGCTCATCGGGCAGATCGTCGAGGAGCAGGTGGACAACGCGTCCGCGATGAGGGCCGATGTGGTGACGCTGGTGGGCGGCCTCAACGACACGCTGCGCCCCAAGTGCGACATGGTCCGGGTGCGCGCGCTGCTGGAGGAGGCCGTGGAGCGGCTCGCGCCGTCCTGCGGACAGCTGGTGCTGATGCGCAGCCCGGGCCGCAACGGCCCGGTGATGGAGCGCTTCCGGCCGCGCATGGAGGAGCTCTTCGCCCACATCGACGCGCTCGCGGCGCGGCACGGCGCCCTCGTCGTCGACCTGTACGGCGCCGAGGTGCTCGGCGACCAGCGGCTGTGGGACGTGGACCGGCTGCATCTGACCGCCGATGGGCACCGCAGGGTCGCCGAGGCGGTGTGGCAGACGCTGGGGCTTGCGGCCGAGGAGGACTGGCGGACACCGCTGCCGCCCGCCATGCGCCCCGGCTGGGCGGCGCGGCGGACGGCGGACGCGCGGTTCGCCCGGGAGCACCTGGTCCCCTGGATCGGACGCAGGCTCACCGGCCGCTCATCGGGCGACGGCAGACCCGCCAAGCG
- a CDS encoding hemolysin family protein has translation MTEVLLLVVAVLLCLACGAFVAAEFSLTTVERTDLERAAERGERGAASALKAVRELTFQLSGAQLGITVTNLVVGMLAEPSIAVLLSGPVEALGASPQVASSLALVIGTALSTVVLMVIGELVPKNWAISSPLAVAKVVAPPQRVFSAAFRPLIGHLNNTANRILRRLGLEPTEELASARSPQELVALARHSAREGALEADTADLFVRTLGLAGLTAENVMTPRVQVTALDAQATAEDVANATRATGLSRFPVYQGTLDAVVGIAHIKDVLAVPADLRPRRPVSELMREPLLVPETLTVDRLLDRLSGKRTMAVVIDEYGGTAGVVTLEDIVEEVVGEVRDEHDPHETPDLARAGEDADARALWSADGAARTDQLEAIGLRVPEGPYETLAGLIASDLGRIPAVGDTIELTGWQLDVIDASGRRAARVLLHAPQASRDDAVDGDAAAPAPGRFRRGGRGGSGGSGGSGGSGGESGGTDDSDSSDSSDSSDDPSGFDEPGDSGASQESRSPQDSQDSQDSQGSRGSRGSHGPRRSRRSRRSGRSGRSDEGRAGR, from the coding sequence ATGACCGAAGTGCTCCTGCTCGTGGTGGCGGTGCTGCTCTGCCTCGCCTGTGGAGCGTTCGTCGCGGCGGAGTTCTCGCTCACCACCGTCGAGCGCACCGATCTGGAGCGCGCGGCGGAGCGCGGCGAGCGCGGGGCCGCGAGCGCCCTGAAGGCCGTCCGGGAGCTCACCTTCCAGCTCTCCGGCGCGCAGCTCGGCATCACCGTCACCAATCTCGTCGTCGGCATGCTCGCCGAGCCGTCCATCGCCGTACTGCTCAGCGGGCCGGTCGAGGCGCTCGGCGCGTCCCCGCAGGTGGCCTCGTCGCTGGCGCTCGTCATCGGCACGGCCCTGTCGACCGTCGTACTGATGGTCATCGGCGAGCTGGTCCCCAAGAACTGGGCGATCTCGTCGCCGCTCGCGGTCGCGAAGGTCGTCGCGCCCCCGCAGCGCGTGTTCTCGGCGGCCTTCCGGCCGCTGATCGGGCACCTGAACAACACGGCCAACCGCATCCTGCGCCGTCTCGGCCTGGAGCCGACAGAGGAGCTGGCGTCCGCGCGCAGCCCGCAGGAGCTGGTCGCGCTGGCCCGCCACTCCGCCCGGGAGGGCGCGCTGGAGGCGGACACCGCCGACCTGTTCGTCCGTACCCTCGGCCTGGCCGGGCTGACCGCGGAGAATGTGATGACGCCCCGCGTCCAGGTCACCGCCCTCGACGCGCAGGCGACCGCCGAGGACGTCGCCAACGCCACCCGTGCCACGGGGCTCTCGCGCTTCCCCGTCTACCAGGGCACCCTCGACGCCGTCGTCGGGATCGCGCACATCAAGGACGTCCTGGCCGTGCCGGCCGACCTGCGCCCGCGGCGCCCGGTCTCCGAGCTGATGCGGGAGCCGCTCCTGGTGCCCGAGACGCTGACCGTCGACCGGCTGCTCGACCGGCTCTCCGGCAAGCGGACGATGGCGGTCGTGATCGACGAGTACGGCGGGACGGCCGGGGTCGTCACGCTGGAGGACATCGTCGAGGAGGTCGTGGGCGAGGTCCGCGACGAACACGACCCGCACGAGACACCCGACCTGGCGCGCGCGGGCGAGGACGCCGACGCCCGGGCCCTGTGGTCGGCCGACGGCGCCGCCCGCACCGACCAGCTGGAGGCGATCGGCCTCCGGGTCCCCGAGGGGCCCTACGAGACGCTCGCCGGCCTGATCGCGAGCGATCTCGGCCGGATCCCGGCCGTCGGCGACACCATCGAACTCACCGGCTGGCAGCTCGACGTCATCGACGCGTCGGGCCGGCGCGCGGCGCGGGTGCTGCTGCACGCGCCGCAGGCGTCGAGGGACGACGCCGTGGACGGCGACGCCGCCGCGCCCGCTCCCGGGCGCTTCCGCCGCGGAGGCCGCGGCGGAAGCGGCGGAAGCGGCGGAAGCGGCGGAAGCGGCGGCGAGTCCGGCGGCACCGACGATTCCGACAGCTCCGACAGCTCCGACAGCTCCGACGACCCGAGCGGCTTTGACGAACCGGGCGATTCCGGAGCCTCCCAGGAATCCCGGAGCCCTCAGGATTCCCAGGATTCCCAGGATTCCCAGGGCTCTCGCGGGTCCCGTGGGTCCCATGGCCCGCGTCGCTCCCGTCGCTCCCGTCGCTCCGGTCGCTCCGGTCGCTCCGACGAGGGGAGGGCCGGACGATGA
- a CDS encoding FG-GAP-like repeat-containing protein → MSSRRPLAAVVASAIAAIAAAGTITAGPAHAVTGTPATDSTYAFTARIEIGDNDDTRRACSGALVDAQWVLTAASCFTGGLTELTPGKPAEKTVATIGRADITGTGGHVSEVVDLVPRAGRDMVMARLATPATGITPVKMATTPAAGGDTLTVAGYGRTKTEWAPKKLHTASFAVNAVTDTELNITGKTANDAICSGDTGAPLLRDNNGTLEVVAVSSHSWQGGCFGTDATETRTDAVTTRVDNITLGNRLNAGQQLLSGDSLVSAVTRLTMQPDGNLAITNPGGKTLWSTGTGGNPGATAELGTDGNLVVRNAADTATLWESKTTATGGYAILQNRGNLVIHDAQNASQWSSNSAPRRDVNGDGLSDMTDWYEYTDGKDGIHTFAGTADGTFAAPFQAYKSTGNNWTMSLSQRVQGDFNGDGHADVAMIYDYPDDTAKLWTFLGKTDGGVQSPTASWTSPAGTWDPTRSTLHVGDFNADGRDDIAAWYDYADGSDALFTFVANPGGGFAAPVKSWSAPNNWSASMAKYITGDFNGDGRDDITILYDYAASAVKLWTFTANPTGGFNAPVQAWSHDGWGDWARTAVYAGDFNGDRRDDVALWFDYPDGRDTVYYTLAGNTDGTFTSPQAAMTIPAGTMTYQSMQIVPGDYNGDGRDDLGAMYGYSDGNVKMFTWLSKPDNTLDAVKFGWTSPTTTSWTYSLTHFIRQDS, encoded by the coding sequence ATGTCTTCGAGACGTCCTCTAGCCGCAGTGGTGGCGAGCGCCATCGCGGCCATAGCGGCTGCCGGCACTATCACCGCCGGTCCTGCGCACGCCGTCACCGGCACCCCTGCCACCGACAGCACCTACGCCTTCACCGCACGCATCGAGATCGGCGACAACGACGACACCCGCCGTGCCTGTTCCGGTGCCCTCGTCGACGCCCAGTGGGTCCTGACCGCCGCGTCCTGCTTCACCGGTGGGCTCACGGAGCTCACGCCGGGCAAGCCGGCGGAGAAGACGGTCGCGACGATCGGCCGGGCCGATATCACCGGAACTGGCGGCCACGTCAGCGAGGTCGTCGACCTGGTGCCCCGCGCCGGTCGCGACATGGTCATGGCCCGCCTCGCCACCCCGGCGACCGGTATCACACCGGTCAAGATGGCCACCACCCCGGCCGCGGGCGGGGACACGCTCACCGTCGCCGGCTACGGCCGCACCAAGACCGAATGGGCACCAAAGAAGCTCCACACCGCCAGTTTTGCGGTCAACGCGGTCACCGACACCGAGCTGAACATCACCGGCAAGACCGCGAACGACGCCATCTGCAGCGGCGACACCGGCGCCCCGCTCCTGCGCGACAACAATGGCACCCTGGAAGTCGTCGCTGTCAGCAGCCACTCCTGGCAGGGCGGTTGCTTCGGCACCGACGCGACGGAGACCCGGACCGACGCCGTAACTACCCGGGTCGACAACATCACCCTCGGCAACCGCCTGAACGCCGGTCAGCAGCTGCTCTCGGGTGACAGCCTCGTCTCCGCCGTGACCCGGTTGACCATGCAGCCGGACGGCAACCTCGCCATCACCAACCCTGGCGGCAAGACCCTGTGGTCCACAGGCACCGGCGGCAACCCCGGCGCCACGGCCGAACTCGGCACCGACGGCAATCTCGTCGTCCGCAACGCGGCCGACACCGCCACCCTGTGGGAGTCGAAGACCACCGCCACCGGCGGCTACGCCATCCTGCAGAACCGCGGCAACCTGGTCATCCACGATGCCCAGAACGCATCCCAGTGGTCCAGCAACAGCGCACCGCGCCGTGACGTCAACGGCGACGGGCTCAGTGACATGACCGACTGGTACGAGTACACCGACGGCAAGGACGGCATCCACACCTTCGCCGGCACCGCCGACGGGACCTTCGCCGCTCCGTTCCAGGCCTACAAGAGCACGGGCAACAACTGGACGATGAGCCTGTCCCAGCGCGTCCAGGGCGACTTCAACGGCGACGGCCATGCAGATGTCGCAATGATCTACGACTACCCGGACGACACAGCGAAGTTGTGGACGTTCCTCGGCAAGACTGACGGCGGTGTCCAGTCGCCGACCGCGTCCTGGACCTCCCCGGCAGGCACCTGGGACCCGACCCGCTCCACCCTCCATGTCGGTGACTTCAACGCCGACGGCCGCGACGACATCGCCGCTTGGTACGACTACGCCGACGGCTCGGACGCCCTGTTCACCTTCGTCGCCAACCCCGGCGGTGGCTTCGCCGCCCCCGTAAAGAGCTGGTCCGCACCCAACAACTGGTCCGCCTCCATGGCCAAGTACATCACCGGCGACTTCAACGGTGACGGCCGCGACGACATCACGATCCTCTATGACTACGCTGCCAGCGCCGTCAAGCTGTGGACGTTCACCGCCAATCCCACGGGAGGCTTCAACGCCCCCGTACAGGCGTGGAGCCACGACGGCTGGGGTGACTGGGCCCGCACCGCCGTCTACGCCGGCGACTTCAACGGCGACCGACGCGACGACGTGGCCCTCTGGTTCGACTACCCCGACGGCCGCGACACCGTCTACTACACCCTGGCGGGCAACACCGACGGCACCTTCACCTCCCCCCAGGCAGCCATGACCATCCCCGCCGGCACCATGACCTACCAGTCGATGCAGATCGTGCCCGGCGACTACAACGGCGACGGCCGCGACGACCTCGGCGCCATGTACGGCTACAGCGACGGCAACGTCAAGATGTTCACCTGGCTCTCCAAGCCCGACAACACCCTCGACGCGGTCAAGTTTGGCTGGACCAGCCCCACCACAACCAGCTGGACCTACTCCCTGACTCACTTCATCCGCCAGGACAGCTGA
- a CDS encoding trypsin-like serine protease, giving the protein MASVIAAVTASGVLTASPASAVAGTAVADNAYAFTARLQIGDDEDTMRACSGALVDAQWVLTAASCFTGGLTELAPGRPAEKTVATIGRADLTGTDGHVSEIVDLVPRAGRDMVMARLASPATGITPVTVATIQATQGDTLTVAGYGRTKTEWAPLRLHTAAFAVNAVTDTEVNIAGKTANDAICKGDTGAPLLRDHNGTPELVGVNSRSWQGGCFGTDPAETRTDAVSARADDVASWIGQLRLAPLVEQVTDVVTSADFNGDGRQDVAAVLADGSLHAFYGRVDGTLQYGRDLWRDKGWKSIKKIIGGDFNGDGKADIAAISAAGVLLLYPGTSHDGKLGDNRPMWTDNSWSSDRPVTRFKVDSSGRDGLAVQAADGALYGYPSNTDGVLTGARLNLWHDKSWTKRHIAAGDLTGDGYDDMVAVAPDGKLHLYPGTAQHGLGAARQIWPDTTWLGMKTVLAGDVNGDGKGDVIGRVNAGGLYGYAGDGTGTIAPGRLMWPTITSAS; this is encoded by the coding sequence GTGGCGAGCGTCATCGCGGCGGTAACCGCCTCCGGTGTGCTTACCGCGTCGCCCGCCAGTGCCGTCGCCGGTACGGCCGTCGCGGATAACGCTTACGCGTTCACCGCACGTCTCCAGATCGGCGACGACGAGGACACGATGCGCGCCTGTTCCGGCGCCCTTGTCGACGCCCAGTGGGTGTTGACCGCCGCGTCCTGCTTCACGGGCGGGCTCACCGAACTCGCCCCCGGCAGGCCGGCGGAGAAGACGGTCGCGACGATCGGCCGCGCTGATCTGACCGGCACCGACGGGCACGTCAGCGAGATCGTCGATCTCGTGCCGCGTGCCGGCCGGGACATGGTGATGGCCCGCCTGGCCTCCCCCGCCACCGGTATCACCCCGGTGACCGTGGCCACCATTCAGGCGACGCAAGGTGACACGCTCACGGTCGCCGGTTACGGCCGTACCAAGACGGAGTGGGCGCCGCTCAGGCTCCACACCGCCGCCTTTGCGGTCAACGCGGTCACCGACACCGAGGTGAACATCGCCGGCAAGACCGCGAACGACGCGATCTGCAAGGGCGACACCGGAGCCCCGCTCCTACGCGACCACAACGGCACCCCCGAACTCGTCGGCGTCAACAGCCGCTCCTGGCAGGGCGGTTGCTTCGGCACCGACCCGGCCGAGACCCGCACCGACGCCGTGTCGGCGCGTGCGGACGATGTGGCCTCGTGGATCGGGCAGCTGCGTCTGGCGCCTCTGGTCGAGCAGGTCACCGACGTGGTGACCAGTGCCGATTTCAATGGTGACGGTCGTCAGGATGTTGCCGCGGTGCTCGCCGACGGTTCGCTGCACGCCTTCTACGGGCGCGTGGACGGCACCCTCCAGTACGGCCGCGACCTGTGGCGCGACAAGGGCTGGAAGAGCATCAAGAAGATCATCGGTGGTGACTTCAACGGTGACGGGAAGGCCGACATCGCGGCCATCTCCGCCGCCGGGGTGCTGCTGCTCTACCCGGGTACGAGCCATGACGGCAAGCTCGGCGACAACCGGCCCATGTGGACGGACAACAGCTGGAGCAGCGACCGGCCGGTCACCCGCTTCAAGGTCGACTCCTCCGGCCGTGACGGTCTGGCCGTGCAGGCCGCCGACGGTGCGCTCTACGGCTACCCCAGCAACACTGACGGCGTTCTGACCGGTGCCCGGCTGAACCTGTGGCACGACAAGTCGTGGACCAAGCGCCACATCGCCGCGGGCGACCTGACCGGCGACGGCTACGACGACATGGTCGCGGTCGCACCGGACGGGAAGCTGCACCTCTACCCCGGCACCGCCCAGCACGGGCTCGGCGCCGCACGTCAGATATGGCCCGACACCACCTGGCTGGGGATGAAGACCGTCCTGGCCGGTGACGTCAACGGCGACGGCAAGGGCGACGTCATCGGCCGCGTGAACGCCGGTGGCCTGTACGGATACGCCGGCGACGGCACCGGAACCATCGCCCCCGGCCGCCTGATGTGGCCCACCATCACCTCGGCCAGCTGA